A stretch of Oreochromis aureus strain Israel breed Guangdong linkage group 11, ZZ_aureus, whole genome shotgun sequence DNA encodes these proteins:
- the LOC116326756 gene encoding myelin basic protein-like isoform X1 — MASASSSAQAAFGLGRRKKNPGLLDQIGKFFGGDKKRKGKGSFRGALSPGPQKASATSPRKRGAENAVVHFFRTIVSPAPPKSRWRGLAAKIGLGHQKSQSAKGKKASGDGKGTLTRIFKMGSRSASPAKR, encoded by the exons ATGGCATCCGCAAGCAGCTCTGCACAGGCCGCCTTCGGCCTGGGTCGGAGGAAGAAGAACCCCGGCCTCCTGGATCAGATTGGAAAGTTCTTTGGAGGGGACAAGAAGAGGAAGGGCAAG GGCTCTTTCCGAGGCGCTCTCTCCCCGGGCCCTCAGAAAGCTTCTGCAACTTCCCCACGTAAGCGCGGGGCCGAGAACGCCGTGGTCCATTTCTTCCGCACGATT GTGTCCCCTGCCCCTCCCAAGTCTAGG TGGAGAGGACTAGCAGCCAAGATAGGCCTG GGCCACCAGAAGTCACAGTCTGCTAAAGGCAAGAAGGCCAGTGGGGACGGCAAAGGCACCCTGACTAGGATCTTCAAAATg GGAAGCAGGAGTGCTTCTCCAGCCAAACGCTGA
- the LOC116326756 gene encoding myelin basic protein-like isoform X3, with amino-acid sequence MASASSSAQAAFGLGRRKKNPGLLDQIGKFFGGDKKRKGKGSFRGALSPGPQKASATSPRKRGAENAVVHFFRTIVSPAPPKSRGHQKSQSAKGKKASGDGKGTLTRIFKMGSRSASPAKR; translated from the exons ATGGCATCCGCAAGCAGCTCTGCACAGGCCGCCTTCGGCCTGGGTCGGAGGAAGAAGAACCCCGGCCTCCTGGATCAGATTGGAAAGTTCTTTGGAGGGGACAAGAAGAGGAAGGGCAAG GGCTCTTTCCGAGGCGCTCTCTCCCCGGGCCCTCAGAAAGCTTCTGCAACTTCCCCACGTAAGCGCGGGGCCGAGAACGCCGTGGTCCATTTCTTCCGCACGATT GTGTCCCCTGCCCCTCCCAAGTCTAGG GGCCACCAGAAGTCACAGTCTGCTAAAGGCAAGAAGGCCAGTGGGGACGGCAAAGGCACCCTGACTAGGATCTTCAAAATg GGAAGCAGGAGTGCTTCTCCAGCCAAACGCTGA
- the LOC116326756 gene encoding myelin basic protein-like isoform X5: MASASSSAQAAFGLGRRKKNPGLLDQIGKFFGGDKKRKGKGSFRGALSPGPQKASATSPRKRGAENAVVHFFRTIGHQKSQSAKGKKASGDGKGTLTRIFKMGSRSASPAKR; this comes from the exons ATGGCATCCGCAAGCAGCTCTGCACAGGCCGCCTTCGGCCTGGGTCGGAGGAAGAAGAACCCCGGCCTCCTGGATCAGATTGGAAAGTTCTTTGGAGGGGACAAGAAGAGGAAGGGCAAG GGCTCTTTCCGAGGCGCTCTCTCCCCGGGCCCTCAGAAAGCTTCTGCAACTTCCCCACGTAAGCGCGGGGCCGAGAACGCCGTGGTCCATTTCTTCCGCACGATT GGCCACCAGAAGTCACAGTCTGCTAAAGGCAAGAAGGCCAGTGGGGACGGCAAAGGCACCCTGACTAGGATCTTCAAAATg GGAAGCAGGAGTGCTTCTCCAGCCAAACGCTGA
- the LOC116326756 gene encoding myelin basic protein-like isoform X4, translating to MASASSSAQAAFGLGRRKKNPGLLDQIGKFFGGDKKRKGKGSFRGALSPGPQKASATSPRKRGAENAVVHFFRTIVSPAPPKSRKSQSAKGKKASGDGKGTLTRIFKMGSRSASPAKR from the exons ATGGCATCCGCAAGCAGCTCTGCACAGGCCGCCTTCGGCCTGGGTCGGAGGAAGAAGAACCCCGGCCTCCTGGATCAGATTGGAAAGTTCTTTGGAGGGGACAAGAAGAGGAAGGGCAAG GGCTCTTTCCGAGGCGCTCTCTCCCCGGGCCCTCAGAAAGCTTCTGCAACTTCCCCACGTAAGCGCGGGGCCGAGAACGCCGTGGTCCATTTCTTCCGCACGATT GTGTCCCCTGCCCCTCCCAAGTCTAGG AAGTCACAGTCTGCTAAAGGCAAGAAGGCCAGTGGGGACGGCAAAGGCACCCTGACTAGGATCTTCAAAATg GGAAGCAGGAGTGCTTCTCCAGCCAAACGCTGA
- the LOC116326756 gene encoding myelin basic protein-like isoform X2, whose product MASASSSAQAAFGLGRRKKNPGLLDQIGKFFGGDKKRKGKGSFRGALSPGPQKASATSPRKRGAENAVVHFFRTIVSPAPPKSRWRGLAAKIGLGHQKSQSAKGKKASGDGKGTLTRIFKM is encoded by the exons ATGGCATCCGCAAGCAGCTCTGCACAGGCCGCCTTCGGCCTGGGTCGGAGGAAGAAGAACCCCGGCCTCCTGGATCAGATTGGAAAGTTCTTTGGAGGGGACAAGAAGAGGAAGGGCAAG GGCTCTTTCCGAGGCGCTCTCTCCCCGGGCCCTCAGAAAGCTTCTGCAACTTCCCCACGTAAGCGCGGGGCCGAGAACGCCGTGGTCCATTTCTTCCGCACGATT GTGTCCCCTGCCCCTCCCAAGTCTAGG TGGAGAGGACTAGCAGCCAAGATAGGCCTG GGCCACCAGAAGTCACAGTCTGCTAAAGGCAAGAAGGCCAGTGGGGACGGCAAAGGCACCCTGACTAGGATCTTCAAAATg TGA
- the LOC116326756 gene encoding myelin basic protein-like isoform X7, translating to MASASSSAQAAFGLGRRKKNPGLLDQIGKFFGGDKKRKGKGSFRGALSPGPQKASATSPRKRGAENAVVHFFRTIGHQKSQSAKGKKASGDGKGTLTRIFKM from the exons ATGGCATCCGCAAGCAGCTCTGCACAGGCCGCCTTCGGCCTGGGTCGGAGGAAGAAGAACCCCGGCCTCCTGGATCAGATTGGAAAGTTCTTTGGAGGGGACAAGAAGAGGAAGGGCAAG GGCTCTTTCCGAGGCGCTCTCTCCCCGGGCCCTCAGAAAGCTTCTGCAACTTCCCCACGTAAGCGCGGGGCCGAGAACGCCGTGGTCCATTTCTTCCGCACGATT GGCCACCAGAAGTCACAGTCTGCTAAAGGCAAGAAGGCCAGTGGGGACGGCAAAGGCACCCTGACTAGGATCTTCAAAATg TGA
- the LOC116326756 gene encoding myelin basic protein-like isoform X6: MASASSSAQAAFGLGRRKKNPGLLDQIGKFFGGDKKRKGKGSFRGALSPGPQKASATSPRKRGAENAVVHFFRTIVSPAPPKSRKSQSAKGKKASGDGKGTLTRIFKM; this comes from the exons ATGGCATCCGCAAGCAGCTCTGCACAGGCCGCCTTCGGCCTGGGTCGGAGGAAGAAGAACCCCGGCCTCCTGGATCAGATTGGAAAGTTCTTTGGAGGGGACAAGAAGAGGAAGGGCAAG GGCTCTTTCCGAGGCGCTCTCTCCCCGGGCCCTCAGAAAGCTTCTGCAACTTCCCCACGTAAGCGCGGGGCCGAGAACGCCGTGGTCCATTTCTTCCGCACGATT GTGTCCCCTGCCCCTCCCAAGTCTAGG AAGTCACAGTCTGCTAAAGGCAAGAAGGCCAGTGGGGACGGCAAAGGCACCCTGACTAGGATCTTCAAAATg TGA